From the Scophthalmus maximus strain ysfricsl-2021 chromosome 11, ASM2237912v1, whole genome shotgun sequence genome, one window contains:
- the zgc:174895 gene encoding adenine phosphoribosyltransferase, giving the protein MDVFAVPADRHEGWYLSLMAPNTKGPMFAWLDPSRLYSNSQALADCVSDLLSPFHSDTIDLVAGIDAMGFILGASVATSLGKGFLAIRKAGHLCVSTQNQSYSDYTGREKTMEIRQDVLKPGMRVLLVDQWIETGGTMKAAIQLVERLGASVVGVAAVAIENTEGGKWIKENYKFSHCIPEELQSQVDRKVLESFKASTAERFDIMFAIDE; this is encoded by the exons ATGGACGTGTTTGCTGTTCCTGCAGACAGGCATGAAGGATGGTACCTGTCTCTGATGGCCCCCAACACAAAAGGACCTATGTTTGCCTGGCTGGATCCGTCCAGACTCTACTCTAACTCCCAG GCTCTTGCAGACTGCGTCTCAGACCTTCTCAGCCCATTCCACAGCGACACCATTGACCTGGTTGCTGGGATAGATGCAATGGGATTCATTCTTG gggcgTCCGTCGCCACCAGCCTTGGAAAAGGTTTCCTGGCGATCCGTAAAGCAGGACACCTGTGTGTCTCCACCCAGAACCAAAGCTACTCTGACTACACAGGCAGAGAAAAGACTATGGAGATAAGACAGGATGTTCTAAAACCAg GTATGAGGGTGTTGTTAGTTGACCAATGGATAGAGACCGGCGGTACGATGAAGGCTGCCATTCAGCTGGTCGAGAGGCTGGGAGCATCCGTCGTAG GTGTGGCAGCCGTGGCCATTGAAAACACAGAAGGGGGGAAGTGGattaaagaaaattataaatTCTCTCATTGCATCCCCGAAGAGCTGCAGAGCCAAGTTGATCGGAAAGTTCTTGAATCTTTCAAAGCTTCAACAGCTGAAAGGTTTGATATCATGTTTGCAATAGATGAGTAA